Below is a genomic region from Variovorax sp. J2L1-78.
CCGCTGCCGCCCATGGCACCGCTGCCCACCTACCCCGTGCCGGCCGCGCCGCCGCCGGCGCCCCTCCCCGCCCCGACGCCGCCCGGCCTGCGCGACGCCCCCGGCGCCACCTTCGGCGCGCCCGCGGCCGGCCCGGTGATCGGACGCTTCGACGGCAACGCGAACAAGGGCATCGACATCGGCGGGCGGATGGGCGACCCGATCCGCGCATCCCGCGCCGGGCAGGTGGTGCTGGTGAGCAGTGCGCTGCCGGCCTACGGCACGATGGTCATCCTCAAGCACGACAACGACTTCATCACCGCCTATGCGCACATCAGCCGTCCCCTGGTGGCCGAGGGCGACCAGGTGGCGCGCGGCCAGCCGATCGCCGAGATGGGCCAGAGCGGCACCGACCGCGTGAAGCTGCGCTTCGAGATCCGCAAGGCCGGCGTGGCGGTCGACCCGGAGCCCTACCTCAGCGGCCGGATGCAGTGAGTTTGGGGCGCGCGCCGTGAGCGCGCGCAGCGCTCAGCAGTTGCCCTTCTTGGCCTGTCCGGGCGGGCAGTGGTGGCGGTCGTCATGCCGGTCATGGCGGCGCTCGGCACGCCGCTCCGCGCGGCGCCAGTCGCCCTCGCGCCAGCGCCACCCGTCGTCGACCCGCACCCAGGCGCCCGGCGCATAGGCGTAGTCGGGGCGCGCGGCCTGGTAGTGGCCGCGCATCCAGACGTAGTCCCGGCCGTTCCATTGCCAGTGACCGGGCACCCACACGTGGCCGGCGCGCAGGCCGGGCATGCGCTCATGGCGCGGCGGCGGTGGCGCCCTGCGCACCACGTCGCCACCGACGTTGATGTTCACGGAGACCTGCGCGGTGGCAGGGAAGGCGGCTGCGGCCAGCACGGCGGCCAGCAGGAGGGTGGTGCTTTTCATAGGTTCCTGACGGTTCGGACGGCCCCCAGCATAGGCCATGTGCGCACCCGGTCAGGCCAACGCTGCGGGCCGCCCCCAGCGAGGCCACAGCCCGTGCCAGCGCGCGGCCGGCGCATGCTGCAGCAGTTCGACGTCGCCATCGGCTGCCTCCAGCACGCAACCACCGCCTTGCGCCAGTGCATGGCATTGGCCTTCGTCCAGCCGACGCACGGGCGCCACCACGGTGTCGGCCAGCCAACGCATCGGCTCGCGCAGCACCAGCGCACCGGCCGCGACCTGCAGCACGGTGCCGGCGTCGAAGGCCGCGTGCACGGCCTGGCCGCGTTGCAGCCGCAGGGTGCGGATCGTCGAGGGCCGGGTCGAGGTCGAGATCGAGGTCATCGGAAACTCCTTGAAGCGAGGCCTCGATGCTCCGCCGCGAGGCCATCCCGCAACAGGCACAGGCGGCGGCGATACAACCGGAACAGCGGGGCTGCGGCGCCCTCTGTTATGGTCACTTTCCGAGAATCTGCATCTGTTCCACGGCCCGGGCACGGGCCAGCATCGGCCCATGTCCACGACGACGACACCGCCGCTCTACCGCCAGCTCGCGACCCACTACCGGGGCGCGATCGAGGCCGGCGCGCTGCAGCCGGGCACGCGCATGCCGTCGCTGCGCAGTCTGATGCGGCTGCACGACATCAGCCTGTCGACCGCGCTGCAGCTGTGCCGCACGCTCGAATCCGACGGCTGGGCCGAGGCACGCGAACGCTCGGGCTACTTCGTGCGGCGGCCGCAGCGCCTGCGCATGGCGCAGATGGACGAGCCGCTCGCCGGCCTGCGCCCCGACCCGGCGCAGTACGTGGGCATCCACGGCCAGGTGTCGGACTTCGTGGCACGGCGGCGTGCGGCCAAGGTCAAGCTCAACCTCTCGATCGCCCGTGCGGCACCGCAGTTCTACCCGGCCGAGGAACTGCGCGCCGCGATGACCCGCGCCCTGCGCCTGTGGCCGGACGTCGTCTCCAGCGTGCCGCCGCTGCAGGGCGACCCGCACTTCCGCAGCGTGATCGCCCAGCGCGCGGTGGCCGCCGGCATGGCGATCGCGCCCGACGACGTGCTGGTCACCAACGGCTGCATCGAGGCGCTCAACCTCGCGCTGCGCGCGGTGGCCAAGCCCGGTGACACCATCGCGGTGGAGTCGCCCACCTTCTACGGCCTGCTGCAGGTGCTCGAGAGCCTCGGCCTGCGCGCGCTGGAGATCCCGACCAGCCCGCAGACCGGCCTGTCGATCGAGGCGCTCGAACTCGCCGTGCAGACCTACGGCGACATCCAGGCCCTGGTGGTGGTGCCGCATCTGCAGAACCCGCTGGGCAGCGTGATGCCCGATGCGCACAAGGAACGCCTGGTGCGGCTGTGCGAGGCGCAGGGCATCGCACTGATCGAGGACGACACCTACACCGAGCTGCTCGACGCCGAGGGCACGCCCCGCGCGCTCAAGTCGTGGGACCGCACGGGCAACGTGCTGCACTGCGCATCGATGCACAAGATCCTGGCGCCCGGCCTGCGGCTGGGCTGGATCACCGCCGGTCGCTGGCAGGCGCGCGTGGAGATGCTCAAGTACACGCAGACGCGCAACAACGAGATCCTCTCGCAGCTGGGCGCCGGGCAGTTCATGGGCACCGGCGCCTACGACCGCCACCTGCGGCGCCTGCGCACCGCCCTGCGCGGGCAGCGCGAGCGCACGGCCGAAGCCATCGCCACCTACTTCCCCGAGGGCACACGCATGAACCTGCCGCCGGGCGGCCTGCAGCTGTGGGTCGAGTTGCCCGAGGGCTGCTCGTCGGCCGTGGTGTTCGATGCCGCGCTGCAGGAAGGCATCGCGATCGCACCGGGCTGGCTGTTCTCGAACAACGCACGCAGCGACCGCTTCCTGCGCATCAATTGCGGCTGGCCTTATGACGATGGGCTCGACACGGCCCTGCGGCGCCTGGGCACGCTGGCCGGCAACGCGATCCGCGTTGGCTGATCGCGGCGCTGATCAGCGCGCGGTACGGCGGCGCGAGCGCGCCAGCGCGATCGATTCCGTCACGCCCCACACGAGGGCGCCAGCGAGCACGCGGCACACGTGGAACGCGGTCGTCGGCAGGTGCAGGGCAGCGCGCATGGCAAGGTTTCGACAAGAGGGAGGAACACCGCCACCCTACGCGCCGAACATGACGTTTTGATGGCAGGCCGATGGCTATGCTCACGGCGGATTCCACCCCCTGCCATGCGCCCCGCCAGCCCCTCCGACCTGCCCGAACTCCTGGAGCTCCAGGCCCTCGTCGACCTCGCCGGACCGGCCATGGAGCGGCGCGTGCTGTGCAGCGTCGACGCCGGCGGCGAACGCTTCGAGGTGCAGGCCTTCCTGCTCGGCAGCGAACGCAGCGACGTGCCGGCCGTGGGCTTCTTCGGCGGCGTGCACGGGCTCGAACGCATCGGCGCGCAGGTCACCATCGCCTACCTGCGCAACATCGTCACGCGGCTGCAGTGGGACACCACGCTGCAGCGGCAGCTCGAGACGCTGCGGCTCGTCTTCCTGCCCATCGTCAACCCCGGCGGCCTGTGGCTGGGCACGCGTGCCAACCCGCGCGGCGTCGACCTGATGCGCAACGCACCGGTCGATGCGCTCGGCCGCGTGCCCTGGCTGCTCGGCGGACAACGCCTGAGCGCCACGCTGCCTTGGTACCGCGGCGTGGAAGGCGCCGCGATGGAGGACGAAAGCCAGGCGCTGTGCGCGCTGGTCGAGCGCGAACTGCTCAGCCGCCCCTTCAGCATCGCGCTCGACTGCCACTCCGGCTTCGGCTTGGCCGACCGCCTGTGGTTCCCGTACGCGCACACGCCCAAACCGATGGCGCACCTGCCCGAGATGCATGCGCTGGGCGAGCTGATCGACCTGAACCTG
It encodes:
- a CDS encoding aminotransferase-like domain-containing protein, with protein sequence MSTTTTPPLYRQLATHYRGAIEAGALQPGTRMPSLRSLMRLHDISLSTALQLCRTLESDGWAEARERSGYFVRRPQRLRMAQMDEPLAGLRPDPAQYVGIHGQVSDFVARRRAAKVKLNLSIARAAPQFYPAEELRAAMTRALRLWPDVVSSVPPLQGDPHFRSVIAQRAVAAGMAIAPDDVLVTNGCIEALNLALRAVAKPGDTIAVESPTFYGLLQVLESLGLRALEIPTSPQTGLSIEALELAVQTYGDIQALVVVPHLQNPLGSVMPDAHKERLVRLCEAQGIALIEDDTYTELLDAEGTPRALKSWDRTGNVLHCASMHKILAPGLRLGWITAGRWQARVEMLKYTQTRNNEILSQLGAGQFMGTGAYDRHLRRLRTALRGQRERTAEAIATYFPEGTRMNLPPGGLQLWVELPEGCSSAVVFDAALQEGIAIAPGWLFSNNARSDRFLRINCGWPYDDGLDTALRRLGTLAGNAIRVG
- a CDS encoding murein hydrolase activator EnvC family protein: MGSNMHLFPLPSVMRRSTLVAVAAAALAACGTTTPLPPMAPLPTYPVPAAPPPAPLPAPTPPGLRDAPGATFGAPAAGPVIGRFDGNANKGIDIGGRMGDPIRASRAGQVVLVSSALPAYGTMVILKHDNDFITAYAHISRPLVAEGDQVARGQPIAEMGQSGTDRVKLRFEIRKAGVAVDPEPYLSGRMQ
- a CDS encoding M14 family zinc carboxypeptidase, coding for MRPASPSDLPELLELQALVDLAGPAMERRVLCSVDAGGERFEVQAFLLGSERSDVPAVGFFGGVHGLERIGAQVTIAYLRNIVTRLQWDTTLQRQLETLRLVFLPIVNPGGLWLGTRANPRGVDLMRNAPVDALGRVPWLLGGQRLSATLPWYRGVEGAAMEDESQALCALVERELLSRPFSIALDCHSGFGLADRLWFPYAHTPKPMAHLPEMHALGELIDLNLMHHPYVLEPQSRQYTAHGDLWDHLYLTACTRPDTLFLPLTLEMGSWLWVKKNPRQLFSRHGIFNPVIAHRQQRVLRRHLWWMDFITRAASSYQQWVPVDETRRRHHAQALARWYEAV